A single Deltaproteobacteria bacterium GWA2_45_12 DNA region contains:
- a CDS encoding Holliday junction DNA helicase RuvA: MRILGLDVGTKTVGVALSDPLRMTAQPVETIRYQTVSQAWKRLAEIIKSQTVRQIVVGLPLNMNGSEGPQSEKVRKFMDDFLKWAKNINVTITFWDERLSTVGAERVLLEADLSRAKRAKVIDKMAAVFILQGYLDSLS; the protein is encoded by the coding sequence ATGAGAATTCTGGGCTTGGATGTCGGCACAAAAACGGTGGGCGTGGCTTTAAGCGATCCCTTGCGGATGACAGCCCAACCGGTGGAAACCATCCGTTATCAAACCGTGTCGCAAGCCTGGAAACGCCTGGCTGAAATCATCAAAAGCCAGACCGTCAGGCAAATTGTGGTGGGGCTTCCCTTAAACATGAATGGATCAGAAGGCCCCCAGTCGGAAAAAGTGCGGAAATTCATGGACGACTTTTTAAAATGGGCCAAAAATATTAATGTCACGATCACTTTTTGGGACGAACGGCTGTCGACGGTGGGCGCCGAACGTGTGTTGCTCGAAGCCGATCTTTCCCGCGCAAAACGGGCCAAAGTCATCGATAAAATGGCCGCCGTGTTTATTTTGCAGGGGTATTTGGATTCACTTAGCTAG
- a CDS encoding carbon starvation protein CstA: protein MPLPLLAILVLVVLFLGYHFYGKFIARVFIPTDKNQTPAHTFNDGVDFVPTKPFYLLSQHFSAIAAAGPIAGPILAAQNFGWLPCLLWIGFGVVFIGAVHDFGALMASVRHKGNSIAEIIRENIGSKAALAMMGFIWLALLYVIVAFTDITASTFLGKSEELQGLNVSFNRGGAVAMASALYLALSIVLGIIQKKFNPPLWLVTLVFVPATLGAVWLGTHWDGFFVMGQKSWGLTILAYCFVASLLPVWMLLQPRGYLGGFVLYMALAVGTLGLFFGGYEITQPAFKTWQAPGLTGSLFPFLFVTIACGACSGFHGLVCTGTTSKQIDKETHCHPVGYGAMLMEGFVAVMALTTFMILPASQAVGPPAQVYGAGLGQFLTLIIGKENLVFAMTFGAMAFSTFVFDTLDVATRLGRYIIQELTGLKNFWGAALGTGLTVAIPAFFLLSAKEGSWTLFWVLFGTSNQMLAALTLLGISIWLKKSGKKYWFTFYPMIFVMGMTVWSLFKQITMGLTQWQTTGFGTPAINAAIGIMLLLLAGFMVMEAGRVWKKNKYKLGGGPYYSSRDILHDRCGKNRL from the coding sequence ATGCCCCTCCCCTTACTTGCCATCCTCGTTTTGGTTGTTCTTTTTTTGGGCTACCACTTCTACGGTAAATTCATCGCCCGCGTTTTTATTCCAACGGATAAAAACCAGACCCCGGCCCACACTTTTAATGACGGGGTTGATTTTGTCCCCACCAAACCATTCTACCTTCTAAGCCAGCATTTTAGCGCCATCGCAGCAGCAGGGCCGATCGCCGGGCCCATTTTGGCGGCACAGAATTTTGGGTGGCTCCCTTGTTTGTTATGGATTGGATTTGGCGTTGTCTTTATTGGAGCCGTGCACGATTTTGGGGCGCTTATGGCCAGCGTGCGCCACAAGGGGAACTCCATTGCGGAAATTATTCGCGAAAACATCGGAAGCAAAGCGGCCCTGGCCATGATGGGCTTTATATGGCTGGCCCTTTTATACGTGATTGTGGCGTTCACCGATATTACCGCCAGCACTTTTTTGGGAAAAAGCGAAGAATTGCAGGGGTTGAATGTGTCATTTAACCGCGGCGGGGCTGTGGCCATGGCCAGCGCGCTTTATCTGGCCCTGTCGATTGTCCTTGGCATCATCCAAAAAAAATTCAATCCACCCCTGTGGCTTGTCACCCTTGTTTTTGTCCCGGCCACACTGGGCGCTGTTTGGCTGGGAACGCACTGGGACGGTTTTTTTGTCATGGGTCAAAAAAGCTGGGGCCTCACGATTTTGGCTTATTGTTTTGTGGCCAGCCTTTTACCCGTGTGGATGCTTCTTCAACCGCGCGGCTATTTGGGCGGCTTTGTTTTGTACATGGCCCTGGCTGTAGGCACACTGGGGCTTTTTTTTGGGGGATACGAAATTACCCAACCTGCCTTTAAAACCTGGCAGGCCCCCGGCTTGACTGGTTCCCTCTTCCCTTTTTTATTTGTCACCATTGCCTGCGGGGCATGTTCGGGCTTTCACGGTCTGGTCTGCACCGGCACCACTTCCAAACAAATTGACAAAGAAACCCACTGCCATCCCGTCGGCTACGGCGCCATGCTCATGGAAGGTTTTGTCGCTGTGATGGCCCTGACCACGTTCATGATTTTGCCGGCAAGCCAGGCCGTGGGGCCGCCGGCACAAGTGTATGGGGCAGGCCTAGGACAGTTTTTAACGCTTATTATAGGGAAGGAAAATCTCGTTTTTGCCATGACTTTTGGAGCCATGGCTTTTTCGACTTTTGTGTTTGATACGCTGGATGTGGCGACGCGGTTGGGGCGCTACATCATTCAGGAACTCACAGGGCTTAAAAATTTTTGGGGTGCCGCCCTGGGAACGGGGCTTACTGTGGCCATTCCCGCTTTTTTTCTGCTTTCGGCCAAGGAAGGCAGTTGGACCCTCTTTTGGGTGTTGTTTGGCACCTCCAACCAAATGCTGGCCGCCCTCACCCTTTTGGGTATTTCCATCTGGCTTAAAAAATCGGGGAAAAAATACTGGTTCACTTTTTATCCGATGATTTTTGTGATGGGGATGACGGTGTGGTCGCTATTCAAACAAATCACCATGGGCCTCACCCAATGGCAAACCACCGGCTTTGGCACCCCTGCCATTAATGCAGCCATCGGCATCATGCTGTTGTTACTAGCGGGTTTTATGGTGATGGAGGCGGGAAGGGTGTGGAAGAAAAACAAATATAAACTGGGTGGGGGACCCTATTATTCCTCCCGCGACATTCTTCATGATCGATGCGGAAAAAACCGGTTGTAA